AGCTAATAACTTAATAAACAAATATTAAAGTATTTTTTTGCCAACAGTATTAACCGACTATTATAACTATCATATATTCTATAAAATTAGACTAAAGAAATAATAAGATAATAATGAATAAAGAAGAGTGGTTGAAAAAAGGGTTTGTTAATGAAAAGATTGATTCGACATTAGATTTGAAGTCTGCCATTAATAAACTTAAAGAAGAAAAAAATGCAGTAATATTAGCTCACTATTATCAGAAAGGTGAGATACAAGATATTGCTGATTATGTAGGTGACAGCTTAGCATTAGCTCAATGGGCTGCTAAAACTACTGCTGATATTATTGTGTTGTGTGGTGTTCATTTTATGGGTGAGACTGCTAAAATCTTATCTCCTGATAAAAAAGTGCTAATACCTGATTTAAATGCAGGTTGTTCACTAGCTGACAGTTGTCTTGCTGATGAGTTTTCACAGTTTGTCAAAGACCATCCTGGATATAAAGTTATATCTTATGTTAATACTACGGCTGCTGTTAAAGCAGTTACTGATGTAGTGGTAACTTCTACTAATGCTAAACAGATTGTAGAAAGCTTTCCTAAAGATGAGAAAATTATATTTGGCCCAGATAGAAATTTAGGGAATTATATTAACTCTGTTACTAACCGTAGTATGTTGTTATGGGATGGGGCTTGCCATGTGCATGAACAATTTTCTGTAGAGAAGATTATAGAGTTAAAAGCACAACATCCTGATGCTATTGTTCTTGCTCATCCTGAATGTAAGAGTGTAGTGCTTAAATTAGCGGATGTGGTTGGTTCTACTGCTGCATTGTTGAAATATGCTGTTAATAGTAGTGATAAGTGCTTTATTGTAGCAACAGAGTCGGGTATATTACATGAGATGCAAAAGAAGTGTCCTCAAAAGACCTTTATACCGGCTCCTCCAAACGATAGTACTTGTGCATGTAATGAGTGTAGCTTTATGCGTTTAAATAGCTTAGAGAAGCTCTATAACTGTTTAAAATATGAGTTTCCTGAAATAGATGTAGATAAGGATATTGCAGAAAAAGCAGTGGTATCTATTAAACGTATGCTTGATTTGTCTGAAAAATTAGGTCTATAAGATAGTATTAAATAAAAAAATAGCATGCTAAGATTTAAATTAACATGCTATTTTTTTTATTTAATGCTTTGTTTATTTTTCAAGAGAGAGAATGAATTTGCAAAGCTTATCAACAGCTTGGGCACGATGGCTTATCTTGTTTTTAACTTCATTGCCTAATTCTGCAAATGTTTTGTTATATCCTTCTGGAACAAATATAGGGTCATAACCAAAACCTGACTCTCCTCTTTCTTTTGTGATTATTTCTCCTTTAATAGTACCTTCAAAGAAATACTTTTTACCATTTAAGATCAAAGAAATAACCGTTCTGAATTGTGCTTTTCTATTTTTTTCTCCTTCCATTACGGAAAGTACTTTTTGCATGTTTGCTAGAGAATTTTTATCTTCACCTGCATAGCGAGCTGAATAAACCCCAGGTTCGTTATTTAAAGCCTCTATTTCAAGTCCGGAATCATCTCCGAAGCAATTGAGTTGATAGTTATCATAAATGTATTCTGCCTTTAATAAAGCGTTTCCTTCAAAAGTATTTGCTGTTTCAGGAATATCTACGTTACAATGAATATCTTTTAAACTTAAAAGTTCTATTTTATCATTTAAGATAGAGGATACTTCTTCTATCTTATGGATATTATTCGTTGCAAATACTAATTTATTCTTCATCTTTATTTTATTTTAATGCGATCAAATCCTTCTCCATATACTCCTATTACAGAACTTTGAGAAATAAATGCATTAGGATCTATATCTTTAACTAAACGGAATATTTGAATAGACTGGCTTTTTTTTGCCATTACTACTAATACTTTTACATCGTTTTTACTATACCATCCAGTACCATTCAAAACAGTTACTCCTCTATGTGTTTCTGTAACGATTCGATCTGCTATTTGTTGGTAATCTTTTGAAAATATCAAAAATTGTACTGATTGTCGGGCACTATTTACTATCAAATCTAGTACATAACTAATAACCACTAAAGTGACAAAACCAAAAACAACTCTTCTCCAGTCATTGAATATAAAATAACAGGAAGAAATAATAACTACATCACAGTAGAGTATCATTCTTCCAAAAGTAACATCACGATATTTATTAACTACAGCGGCTATAATATCAGTTCCTCCGGTACTTCCATTGTTAATAAATACAGTTCCTAAACCAATTCCACAAAGAGTGGCACCAATAACGCAAGCCATAAAATCCTGACCAGGACCTATAACTTGAGTATTTCCAATCATTTGTTGAAATAGCCAAAGGAAAAATGTTAGAGTAAAAATAGCATAAGTTGTTTTAATGCTGAACTTTGGACCTAATATTTTAATAGCAAAGGCCATCAATACAGCATTAATAATAAAATAACTATATTGAATAGGTACTCCGGTTGCATAATAAATAATAGCAGAAATACCAGTAACTCCCCCGGTTGTAATTTGATAGGGAAGTAGAAAAGCTGCCCATCCTAATGAATAACTAATTAACCCTAGAGTAATAAGTATATAATCTTTAGACTCTATTAGGATGTCTGATTTTGAAAGCTTAACCATTGAATAATGATTTATTTATATTATAGAGTTAAACTACGACGTTTACTAACTTATTAGGAACAATTATTATCTTTTTAGGGGTTTTCCCTTCTATCCATTTTTGAGAACGTTCATCTTTTAATACTTTATCTTCAATTATTTCTTTTGAAGTACCAACGGGAAATTCTATATTAAAACGTGCTTTTCCATTAAATGATATGGTATAATTTATTGCATCTTCTTTTAAGTATTCTTCTTTCCATTCAGGCCATTGTGCATCACAAACAGAACTTTTATTTCCTAATGTTTCCCAAAGTTCTTCACTTATATGTGGAGCAAAAGGAGCAAGTAGAATTATTATTTGTTTAAGAATTTCTTCTTTGTTACACTTTAATGAAGTTAATTCATTAATACATATCATAAAAGCACTAATTGATGTATTATAAGAAAATTGTTCTATATCTCCGGTTACTTTTTTAATGAGTTTATGGAGAGATTTTAATTCGTCTTTTGTAGGCTTTTCGTTATTAACGATATATTTTCCATCTCTATTATAGAATAGTGCCCAAAATTTCCGAATAAATCGATGTACCCCATCAATCCCATTAGTATCCCATGGTTTAGATTGTTCTACGGGTCCGAGGAACATTTCATACATTCGTAAAGTATCAGCACCATACTTCTCAACAATCATATCAGGATTAACAACGTTGAACATTGATTTACTCATCTTTTCAACTGCCCATCCACAGATATATTTATCGTCTTCAAGAATAAATTCTGCTGTAGAAAACTCCGGTCTCCAAGCTTTAAATGCTTTAGTATCAAGAATATCATTTGATACGATATTTACATCCACATGGATAGGGGTGACTTCATACTTGTTTTTTAAGTTGAAGGAAACAAATGTATTTGTATCTTTAATTCGATAAACAAAATTACTTCGTCCCTGAATCATTCCTTGATTTACAAGCTTTTGGAAAGGTTCTTCTTTTATTGTAACACCTGCATCAAAAAGGAATTTATTCCAAAAACGAGAATAAATAAGATGACCGGTAGCATGCTCCGTACCTCCAACGTAAAGATCTACATTTTGCCAATATGCATTAATATTTGAATCTACTAACTTATTTTTATTGCGAGGGTCCATATAGCGAAGATAGTAAGCTGACGAACCTGCAAATCCAGGCATGGTATTGAGTTCTAAAGGAAATATAGTTTGGTTATCTATTTTGCTATTATCTACAACTTCTTTGTTTACTTCATCCCAAGCCCATTTTGTAGCATTTCCTAGAGGTGGTTCTCCTGTTTCTGTAGGCAAAAATTTATTAATTTCAGGAAGTTCTAATGGAAGTTTGCTTTCATCTATCATGTAAGGCATTCCATTTTTGTAATATACTGGAAATGGTTCTCCCCAATAGCGCTGACGAGAAAATATAGCGTCTCTTAAGCGATAGTTTACTTTTACGCAGCCTAATCCGCTATTTTTAATGTATTCTTTAGTTTTAGCTATTGCTTCTTTTATGCTTAGTCCATTTAATACCAATCCATTCTGAGCACTGCCGGGAAGGGGAGAATTCATCATTATTCCTTCTTTAGCATCAAAGCTTTCTTCGCTCACATCGCAACCTTCTATCAATGGGCGGATTTCAAGGTTAAAATGCTTAGCAAAAGCATAATCTCTACTATCATGAGCAGGTACTGCCATAATAGCTCCTGTGCCATATCCTGCTAGTACATAATCACTAATCCATACAGGTATAGCTTCGTTGGTAAGAGGATTAATAGCATAACTACCAGAAAAAACGCCACTTACGCTACGATCACTAATACGTTCACGTTCAGTGCGCTTTTTAGTACGTTCTAAATAGGCGTTTACTTCTGATTTTTTGTCAGGAGTAGTGAGTTGATTAACTAATTCACTTTCGGGAGCAAGTACCATAAAAGTTACACCAAAGACAGTATCGGCTCGAGTGGTGAATATAGTGAATTCTATATCACTGTCTTTAACTCTAAATTTCATTTCTGCACCTTCAGAACGACCGATCCAGTTGCGTTGTGTTTCTTTTAATGAGTCAGTCCATTCAACAGAGTCTAATCCATCAAGTAATCGTTGCGCATAAGCAGATACACGTAAACACCATTGGCGCATAACTTTTTGGATAACTGGATGACCACCACGTTCAGAGACTCCATCTACTACTTCATCATTAGCCAATACAGTTCCTAAAGCTGGACACCAGTTTACCATTGTATTACCTAAATAAGCAATGCGGTAATTCATTAAAGTTTCTTGTTGCTGCTTTTCGCTCATTTCTTTCCATTCTTGAGCTGTGAAATTTAAATCTTCACTACTAGCAACATTTAATCCTTCAGTTCCTGTATGTTCAAATTGCTTTATTAGTTTTGTTATAGGGCAAGCTTTTTGTTCATTATTAGAATAATAACTATTGAACATATTAATAAAAGCCCATTGAGTCCAGTGGTAATATTCCGGATCGCAAGTACGTATTTCACGATTCCAATCAAATGAAAATCCTATTTTATCTAATTGTTCCCGGTAGCGATTGATATTATTAACAGTGGTAATAGCCGGATGTTGTCCCGTCTGAATAGCATATTGTTCGGCGGGAAGTCCATAGGCGTCATATCCCATAGGATTGAGTACATTGAAGCCTTGAAGACGTTTATAGCGGGCGTAGATATCTGAAGCAATATAACCGAGTGGATGACCTACATGAAGTCCGGCACCCGAAGGATAAGGAAACATGTTTAATACGTAATATTTTTGTTTTGATTGGTCTTCTGTTACCTGATAAGTTTTTTGTTCTACCCATCTTTTTTGCCACTTCTTTTCAATCTCCCCGAAATTATAATCCATAGCTATTTTATCTTTATATTAGTGTAATATTTATTGTCTTAATTTCTACCTTATTCTGATTTAGTGGGCAAATTTACATGTTTATTTTCAGATAACAACATTGACTGATTAAAAAGCGTTGTTTAACGTGTTCATATCTCCGTTTAGCTGGCATTAGAAACTTATAATTGGAGATTTTTATCTATATTTGTTTTATTATTCATATATATAAAAAGAGGAAACTTATTGTGAACAATGATATTGAACTAACCCCTATGATGAAGCAATTTCTGGATTTGAAAGCTAAACATCCAGATGCAGTGATGCTTTTCAGATGCGGTGATTTTTATGAAACATATTCAACAGATGCTATAATTGCAGCAGATATATTAGGGATTACATTAACTAAAAGAGCTAATGGTAAAGGAAAGACAATAGAAATGGCAGGCTTTCCTCATCATGCTCTTGATACTTATTTGCCTAAATTAGTGAGGGCAGGGAAGAGGGTGGCTATTTGTGATCAACTCGAAGATCCTAAAGCTACGAAAAAGTTGGTTAAGCGTGGAATTACTGAATTGGTAACCCCTGGTGTATCCATCAATGATAATATTCTTAATTATAAGGAGAATAATTTTTTGGCTGCTGTACATTTTGGAAAAACGAATTGTGGAGTGTCGTTTCTGGATATTTCGACTGGAGAATTTCTTACCTCTGAAGGGCCTTTTGATTATGTAGATAAATTATTAAATAATTTTGGTCCAAAGGAAATTTTATTTCAAAGAGGGAAACGACCAATGTTTGAAGGTAATTTTGGCAATAAATTTTTCACTTTTGAACTGGATGATTGGATTTTTACGGATACTACTGCGTGTGAAAAGCTGCTGAAACATTTTGAAACGAAAAATTTGAAAGGGTTTGGAGTGGAGCATCTTAAAAATGGTATTATTGCTTCAGGAGCAATTTTACAATATTTGGAGATGACTCAGCATACACAAATAGGACATATTACTTCCTTGGCTCGTATTGAAGAGGACAAATTTGTGCGCTTGGATAAATTTACGGTCCGTAGTTTAGAGCTTATTTCAAGCATGAATGATGGTGGGAGTAGTTTGCTGAATGTGATTGATAAAACGATTAGCCCTATGGGGGCTCGTTTATTGAAGCGTTGGCTGGTTTTTCCACTTAAAGATGAAAAACCTATAAATGATCGTCTTAATGTAGTAGAATATTTTTTTAGGGAACCTGATTTCAAAGATTTGATTGAAGAACAACTTCATTTAATAGGCGATTTAGAAAGAATAATTTCCAAAGTAGCTGTAGGGCGTGTCTCTCCTCGTGAGGTAGTGCAGCTAAAAGTAGCTTTACAAGCTATTGAACCGATTAAAAATGCTTGTTTATCTGCTGACAATGCAAGTTTGAATAGGATAGGGGATCAGTTAAATCTTTGCCTTTCTATTCGTGACAAAATTGATAAGGAAGTCAATAATGATCCTCCTTTAATGATTAATAAGGGGGGAGTGTTAAAGAGTGGTGTAAATACGTCGTTAGATGAATTGAGACAGATAGCGTATTCAGGTAAAGACTATTTATTAAAAGTTCAACAACGTGAAAGCGAATCGACAGGTATTCCTAGTCTGAAAATTGGTTTCAATAACGTTTTTGGTTATTACATTGAGGTCCGAAATGTACATAAAGATAAGGTTCCTCAGGAGTGGATAAGAAAACAAACGTTGGTTAATGCTGAGCGTTATATAACTCAGGAACTAAAAGAATATGAAGAAAAAATATTAGGAGCGGAAGATAAAATTTTATCATTAGAAACTTCGTTGTATAATGAGTTAGTCTTGGCATTGGGAGAATATATTCCTGCTATACAGATTAATGCTAATCAAATAGCACGTTTGGATTGTTTGCTCTCTTTTTCCAATGTGGCTAAATTGAATAATTATATTAGACCGATTATTACAACTGATGATATGCTTGATATTCATCAGGGAAGACATCCGGTTATTGAAAAGCAGCTTCCTATTGGAGAGAAATATATTGCTAATGATGTGAAGTTGGATAGTACTACACAACAGATTATCATTATTACCGGTCCTAATATGGCTGGTAAATCAGCTTTGTTAAGACAAACTGCTTTGATCACTTTGTTGGCTCAGATTGGCTCCTTTGTTCCGGCTGAGAGTGCTCATATAGGAATGGTTGATAAAATTTTCACCCGCGTAGGTGCTAGTGATAATATCTCAGTAGGAGAATCTACTTTTATGGTTGAAATGAATGAGGCTGCTGATATATTGAATAATGTTTCTCCTAGAAGTTTGGTTCTTTTTGATGAATTGGGTCGTGGTACTTCTACTTATGATGGTATTTCCATTGCATGGGCTATTGTGGAATACATCCATGAACACCCTAAAGCTAAAGCTCGTACACTTTTTGCTACTCACTATCATGAGTTGAATGAAATGGAGAAATCTTTCAAGAGGATAAAAAATTATAATGTATCTGTGAAAGAAGTAGATAACAAAGTTATCTTTTTGCGTAAATTAGAACGGGGTGGGAGTGAGCATTCTTTTGGTATTCATGTAGCTAAAATGGCTGGTATGCCTAAAAGTATTGTAAAACGAGCTAATGATATTCTTCTTCAATTGGAAAGCGATAATCGAAAACAGGGTATTTCCGGAAAACCTTTAAAAGAAGTAGGAGAGAAGAGAGAAGGTATGCAACTTAATTTTTTCCAGTTGGATGATCCTATTCTTTGTCAGATTAGGGATGAAATACTAAATCTGGATGTGAATAATCTTACTCCGATTGAGGCATTGAATAAACTAAGTGATATTAAGAAAATAGTCAAAGGTAAGTAGTAGAATTAATAAGAACTTTTGCAATTACTTTATAATAAATGGGTCTATAGTTATCTTAGAAGATTAACTATAGACCCATTTATTATTTTGGCTATTTCATTTTATCTAATTTTTTGCCTGAAAGAATGAAAGTTATACCTATGATAACAAAGGGTATACTAAGCCATTGTCCCATATTCAATGTCATTCCATTTTCAAAATTTACTTGATTCTCTTTTAAAAATTCAATGAAAAATCGGAAAGTAAATATTAAGGTGAGGCAAAGTCCAAAGAAGAATCCTCTATGAAGCTTTTTACTATAATTTTTATATAAATACATTGTGATAAGAAAAAAGCAGAAATAAGCTATTGCTTCATATAGTTGTGCCGGATGGCGGGGAATCATGTCTTCTCTTTTAAAGATAAATGCCCAAGGAACGTTGGTAGCTTTACCTATAATTTCCGAATTCATTAAATTAGCAAGACGAATGCAGCAGGCAGTGATAGGGGTTGCTACTGCTATCATATCTAGCACATCAATATAGTTTAATTTAGTTTTACGAACATAAAGCCACAAGGCAATTATTAATCCTATAGTACCGCCATGGCTTGCTAAACCTGTATATCCGGTAAATTTCCATCCTCCGTTAGGTAAAAATTTGATGGGAAGTATCATTTCGGTGATGTGAGAAAGATAATAATCAGGCTCATAAAATAAACAATGCCCTAATCTAGCTCCAATAAGGATACCAAAAAAACAATAGAAGAAAAGAGGTTCAAACTTCTCTTCAGCAATTTTTTTATCGCGGTATTGATAATGTACTACCATATAGGCTAAGAAAATACCTACGGCCCATAGTAGTCCGTAATATCTTATGGAAATGGTTCCGAAAAGCTTAAAAATCTCCGGATTTGGATCCCAAGTAATTGTTGCTAGAAGATAATTCATCATATTGTTTATTTCTTTTCGTTTAATTTTCTTATTACTCTTGCCGGATTTCCCACTGCAAGTGAATCAGCCGGTATATCTTTTGTAACTACTGAACCGGCTCCAATTACGGCCCGATCTCCAATTGTAACTCCAGGGCAAATAGTTGAATGTCCTCCTATCCAACAGCGTTCGCCAATGGAAACTGGTTTGCAATCTTCCCATTTATCTCGTTCATCAGCTTCTAGTGGATGTTGTGCAGTATATATATGCACTCCTGGTGCAATCATTGTGTGAGCTCCTATAGTCACTTTTGCTCCGTCTAGAATAACAGCTCCAAAATTTATGAAAACTTTATCTCCTGCATAAATATGGTCGCCATAGTCACAATAAAATGGAGGTTCTATATGTAGATTTTTTGCTGAATTAGGACAGAGTTCGTTGATTACACTTTCAAATTTATCGGTATAATATTCTGTAACATTTAGCTTGTGGAGTATTTTTTTTACCTTGGTGCGTATAGATATCATTTCTTGACTGTGTGCATTATAATGCTCGCCATCAAACATTTTTTGTTTTTCTGTTTTCTCTTTATCCATGGGTTATTTTTTGAATTTGAGCGCTATTTTTTTGTAAGTGGGCATATCAACACCTTCTTTTTCTCCCATTTCTATCATTTCAAATAATAGTCCCTGTATTTCCGATTCATGTCCTTGTTTCATATCTTTTTGCATTGACGCTGTGCTATCGGGATCTAACTTATCTATTACTTTAAGATTATAAGTAACTAAATCTTCGTTGAATGAAATGCCTAATTTTTCGCCTAATGCAGTGCTTTCTTTAGATAGATTAATGAAAGTGTTTCGTACTTCACCCTCTTTTTGTAATTCGCCCATTGATACGTTATAATAAGCCCCGGTGCATGCCATGGCCGAAATAAACGACCATTTAATGAATGTATCTCTGTTTATATCAGACGAAATATCAGTCTTTATACTGCTTTCTTTAAGATCTTTTTGGATGGCTTCAAGTAATTCGAGGTTTACAGTAGTTGCTTTATGGGCTCCAAATACAATACGAAAGATGTTTCCCATTTGGGTAATTTCTCCCGGAGAAGAAACAAAGCCTACAATATAAATACATCCATCCAGTACGGTAACTTCCGGTATGACTTTTTGTATTTTAGGTCCTGTTCCGTAGACATTTAAGATTGGGATAACGATTGTATCTTTATGGGCTGCCTTTTTTATTAATTCAATAACTGAACTGATAGAATAGCCTTTAACACAAACAAATATAACGTCAGCTTTTCCTGTATATTCTTCGGCAGTACATGCAGAGATAGGGATATTGTGCTGACCCTTTAGCCCCGATTTTAATTTTAATCCTTCATTTTGTATGGCAATTAAATGTTTTCCGCGAGCAATGCAAGTCACATCTTTTCCTGCTAGCCATAAAAAAGCAGCTATATTGCCACCTACTCCTCCGGTTCCTACAACCAGATATTGTAATCCTGTTTTCTTTATACTGCCGCAATATGGACAGCGTTCTTTGCTATTTGTCTTATTCATTGTTTTATTCATATCATTGTTATTAAAACGCTAGTTTATCAAATTCAGAATAATTGATTTTGGATACTCTTTTATGAAAACTAGCTTTAAGTTGATTATAAATAATTACTTATGCAGACGGAGCATTATCA
This is a stretch of genomic DNA from uncultured Bacteroides sp.. It encodes these proteins:
- the nadA gene encoding quinolinate synthase NadA; translation: MNKEEWLKKGFVNEKIDSTLDLKSAINKLKEEKNAVILAHYYQKGEIQDIADYVGDSLALAQWAAKTTADIIVLCGVHFMGETAKILSPDKKVLIPDLNAGCSLADSCLADEFSQFVKDHPGYKVISYVNTTAAVKAVTDVVVTSTNAKQIVESFPKDEKIIFGPDRNLGNYINSVTNRSMLLWDGACHVHEQFSVEKIIELKAQHPDAIVLAHPECKSVVLKLADVVGSTAALLKYAVNSSDKCFIVATESGILHEMQKKCPQKTFIPAPPNDSTCACNECSFMRLNSLEKLYNCLKYEFPEIDVDKDIAEKAVVSIKRMLDLSEKLGL
- a CDS encoding non-canonical purine NTP diphosphatase — encoded protein: MKNKLVFATNNIHKIEEVSSILNDKIELLSLKDIHCNVDIPETANTFEGNALLKAEYIYDNYQLNCFGDDSGLEIEALNNEPGVYSARYAGEDKNSLANMQKVLSVMEGEKNRKAQFRTVISLILNGKKYFFEGTIKGEIITKERGESGFGYDPIFVPEGYNKTFAELGNEVKNKISHRAQAVDKLCKFILSLEK
- a CDS encoding YitT family protein, producing MVKLSKSDILIESKDYILITLGLISYSLGWAAFLLPYQITTGGVTGISAIIYYATGVPIQYSYFIINAVLMAFAIKILGPKFSIKTTYAIFTLTFFLWLFQQMIGNTQVIGPGQDFMACVIGATLCGIGLGTVFINNGSTGGTDIIAAVVNKYRDVTFGRMILYCDVVIISSCYFIFNDWRRVVFGFVTLVVISYVLDLIVNSARQSVQFLIFSKDYQQIADRIVTETHRGVTVLNGTGWYSKNDVKVLVVMAKKSQSIQIFRLVKDIDPNAFISQSSVIGVYGEGFDRIKIK
- the leuS gene encoding leucine--tRNA ligase, with protein sequence MDYNFGEIEKKWQKRWVEQKTYQVTEDQSKQKYYVLNMFPYPSGAGLHVGHPLGYIASDIYARYKRLQGFNVLNPMGYDAYGLPAEQYAIQTGQHPAITTVNNINRYREQLDKIGFSFDWNREIRTCDPEYYHWTQWAFINMFNSYYSNNEQKACPITKLIKQFEHTGTEGLNVASSEDLNFTAQEWKEMSEKQQQETLMNYRIAYLGNTMVNWCPALGTVLANDEVVDGVSERGGHPVIQKVMRQWCLRVSAYAQRLLDGLDSVEWTDSLKETQRNWIGRSEGAEMKFRVKDSDIEFTIFTTRADTVFGVTFMVLAPESELVNQLTTPDKKSEVNAYLERTKKRTERERISDRSVSGVFSGSYAINPLTNEAIPVWISDYVLAGYGTGAIMAVPAHDSRDYAFAKHFNLEIRPLIEGCDVSEESFDAKEGIMMNSPLPGSAQNGLVLNGLSIKEAIAKTKEYIKNSGLGCVKVNYRLRDAIFSRQRYWGEPFPVYYKNGMPYMIDESKLPLELPEINKFLPTETGEPPLGNATKWAWDEVNKEVVDNSKIDNQTIFPLELNTMPGFAGSSAYYLRYMDPRNKNKLVDSNINAYWQNVDLYVGGTEHATGHLIYSRFWNKFLFDAGVTIKEEPFQKLVNQGMIQGRSNFVYRIKDTNTFVSFNLKNKYEVTPIHVDVNIVSNDILDTKAFKAWRPEFSTAEFILEDDKYICGWAVEKMSKSMFNVVNPDMIVEKYGADTLRMYEMFLGPVEQSKPWDTNGIDGVHRFIRKFWALFYNRDGKYIVNNEKPTKDELKSLHKLIKKVTGDIEQFSYNTSISAFMICINELTSLKCNKEEILKQIIILLAPFAPHISEELWETLGNKSSVCDAQWPEWKEEYLKEDAINYTISFNGKARFNIEFPVGTSKEIIEDKVLKDERSQKWIEGKTPKKIIIVPNKLVNVVV
- the mutS gene encoding DNA mismatch repair protein MutS → MNNDIELTPMMKQFLDLKAKHPDAVMLFRCGDFYETYSTDAIIAADILGITLTKRANGKGKTIEMAGFPHHALDTYLPKLVRAGKRVAICDQLEDPKATKKLVKRGITELVTPGVSINDNILNYKENNFLAAVHFGKTNCGVSFLDISTGEFLTSEGPFDYVDKLLNNFGPKEILFQRGKRPMFEGNFGNKFFTFELDDWIFTDTTACEKLLKHFETKNLKGFGVEHLKNGIIASGAILQYLEMTQHTQIGHITSLARIEEDKFVRLDKFTVRSLELISSMNDGGSSLLNVIDKTISPMGARLLKRWLVFPLKDEKPINDRLNVVEYFFREPDFKDLIEEQLHLIGDLERIISKVAVGRVSPREVVQLKVALQAIEPIKNACLSADNASLNRIGDQLNLCLSIRDKIDKEVNNDPPLMINKGGVLKSGVNTSLDELRQIAYSGKDYLLKVQQRESESTGIPSLKIGFNNVFGYYIEVRNVHKDKVPQEWIRKQTLVNAERYITQELKEYEEKILGAEDKILSLETSLYNELVLALGEYIPAIQINANQIARLDCLLSFSNVAKLNNYIRPIITTDDMLDIHQGRHPVIEKQLPIGEKYIANDVKLDSTTQQIIIITGPNMAGKSALLRQTALITLLAQIGSFVPAESAHIGMVDKIFTRVGASDNISVGESTFMVEMNEAADILNNVSPRSLVLFDELGRGTSTYDGISIAWAIVEYIHEHPKAKARTLFATHYHELNEMEKSFKRIKNYNVSVKEVDNKVIFLRKLERGGSEHSFGIHVAKMAGMPKSIVKRANDILLQLESDNRKQGISGKPLKEVGEKREGMQLNFFQLDDPILCQIRDEILNLDVNNLTPIEALNKLSDIKKIVKGK
- the lgt gene encoding prolipoprotein diacylglyceryl transferase, which produces MNYLLATITWDPNPEIFKLFGTISIRYYGLLWAVGIFLAYMVVHYQYRDKKIAEEKFEPLFFYCFFGILIGARLGHCLFYEPDYYLSHITEMILPIKFLPNGGWKFTGYTGLASHGGTIGLIIALWLYVRKTKLNYIDVLDMIAVATPITACCIRLANLMNSEIIGKATNVPWAFIFKREDMIPRHPAQLYEAIAYFCFFLITMYLYKNYSKKLHRGFFFGLCLTLIFTFRFFIEFLKENQVNFENGMTLNMGQWLSIPFVIIGITFILSGKKLDKMK
- a CDS encoding sugar O-acetyltransferase, translated to MDKEKTEKQKMFDGEHYNAHSQEMISIRTKVKKILHKLNVTEYYTDKFESVINELCPNSAKNLHIEPPFYCDYGDHIYAGDKVFINFGAVILDGAKVTIGAHTMIAPGVHIYTAQHPLEADERDKWEDCKPVSIGERCWIGGHSTICPGVTIGDRAVIGAGSVVTKDIPADSLAVGNPARVIRKLNEKK
- a CDS encoding 2-dehydropantoate 2-reductase, which translates into the protein MNKTNSKERCPYCGSIKKTGLQYLVVGTGGVGGNIAAFLWLAGKDVTCIARGKHLIAIQNEGLKLKSGLKGQHNIPISACTAEEYTGKADVIFVCVKGYSISSVIELIKKAAHKDTIVIPILNVYGTGPKIQKVIPEVTVLDGCIYIVGFVSSPGEITQMGNIFRIVFGAHKATTVNLELLEAIQKDLKESSIKTDISSDINRDTFIKWSFISAMACTGAYYNVSMGELQKEGEVRNTFINLSKESTALGEKLGISFNEDLVTYNLKVIDKLDPDSTASMQKDMKQGHESEIQGLLFEMIEMGEKEGVDMPTYKKIALKFKK